One genomic segment of Manis pentadactyla isolate mManPen7 chromosome 1, mManPen7.hap1, whole genome shotgun sequence includes these proteins:
- the ELP6 gene encoding elongator complex protein 6 isoform X1, with product MLLELNELLGTSPDAAEQGKLTLLCDAKTDGSFLVHHFLSFYLKANCKVCFVALIQSFSHYNIVGQKMGVSLTTARERGQLVFLEGLKSSVDVFFRPREEPHPLQFLREADAGSLQPLFEFVQEALKPVASGGAAWRWPVLLVDDLSVLLSLGVGAVAVLDFVHYCRAVVCCALKGNVVALVHDSGGAEDEEDALLLHGLGHQSDLILRAEGLATGFCRDVHGQLRILWRRPSQPTAQQGRSLTYQYKIQDRSVSFFAKGMSPAIL from the exons ATGCTCCTGGAACTCAACGAGCTCCTCGGCACCTCCCCCGACGCGGCGGAGCAG GGGAAACTGACTCTACTCTGTGATGCCAAGACAGATGGCAGTTTCCTTGTGCACCACTTCCTCTCCTTCTACCTCAAAG cgAATTGTAAAGTCTGCTTTGTGGCACTCATCCAGTCCTTCAGTCACTACAATATCGTGGGGCAGAAGATG GGTGTCAGCCTGACCACGGCACGGGAACGCGGACAGCTTGTGTTCCTCGAGGGTCTCAAGTCCTCCGTGGATGTCTTCTTCCGGCCACGGGAGGAGCCACACCCCTTACAGTTCCTCAG GGAGGCCGATGCCGGGAGCTTGCAGCCACTCTTTGAGTTCGTGCAGGAGGCCCTGAAGCCCGTGGCTAGTGGGGGAGCTGCGTGGAGGTGGCCGGTGCTGCTGGTGGATGACCTCAGTGTGCTGCTGAGCCTGGGCGTAGGGGCAGTGGCCGTGCTGGACTTCGTGCACTACTGCAGGGCCGTTGTGTGCTGCGCACTGAAG GGGAATGTAGTGGCCCTTGTCCACGACAGTGGAGGTGCTGAGGATGAGGAGGACGCCCTCCTGCTGCATGGCCTCGGTCACCAGAGCGACCTGATCCTGCGGGCTGAGGGCCTGGCCACCGGCTTCTGCAGGGACGTTCATGGGCAG cTGAGGATCCTGTGGAGGAGACCGTCACAGCCCACAGCGCAGCAGGGTCGGAGCCTCACCTACCAGTACAAGATACAGGACAGGAGCGTGTCCTTTTTTGCCAAAGGGATGTCTCCT
- the ELP6 gene encoding elongator complex protein 6 isoform X2 encodes MPRQMAVSLCTTSSPSTSKGVSLTTARERGQLVFLEGLKSSVDVFFRPREEPHPLQFLREADAGSLQPLFEFVQEALKPVASGGAAWRWPVLLVDDLSVLLSLGVGAVAVLDFVHYCRAVVCCALKGNVVALVHDSGGAEDEEDALLLHGLGHQSDLILRAEGLATGFCRDVHGQLRILWRRPSQPTAQQGRSLTYQYKIQDRSVSFFAKGMSPAIL; translated from the exons ATGCCAAGACAGATGGCAGTTTCCTTGTGCACCACTTCCTCTCCTTCTACCTCAAAG GGTGTCAGCCTGACCACGGCACGGGAACGCGGACAGCTTGTGTTCCTCGAGGGTCTCAAGTCCTCCGTGGATGTCTTCTTCCGGCCACGGGAGGAGCCACACCCCTTACAGTTCCTCAG GGAGGCCGATGCCGGGAGCTTGCAGCCACTCTTTGAGTTCGTGCAGGAGGCCCTGAAGCCCGTGGCTAGTGGGGGAGCTGCGTGGAGGTGGCCGGTGCTGCTGGTGGATGACCTCAGTGTGCTGCTGAGCCTGGGCGTAGGGGCAGTGGCCGTGCTGGACTTCGTGCACTACTGCAGGGCCGTTGTGTGCTGCGCACTGAAG GGGAATGTAGTGGCCCTTGTCCACGACAGTGGAGGTGCTGAGGATGAGGAGGACGCCCTCCTGCTGCATGGCCTCGGTCACCAGAGCGACCTGATCCTGCGGGCTGAGGGCCTGGCCACCGGCTTCTGCAGGGACGTTCATGGGCAG cTGAGGATCCTGTGGAGGAGACCGTCACAGCCCACAGCGCAGCAGGGTCGGAGCCTCACCTACCAGTACAAGATACAGGACAGGAGCGTGTCCTTTTTTGCCAAAGGGATGTCTCCT